The Heterodontus francisci isolate sHetFra1 chromosome 35, sHetFra1.hap1, whole genome shotgun sequence sequence accacaccccactgaggaaccagatcccaacatggaaccatatcccaacatggaaccacactccactgaggaaccatatcccaacatggaaccatatcccaacgtggaaccatatcccaacatgaaaccacaccccactgaggaaccatatcccaacatggaaccaaatcccaacatggaaccacactccactgaggaaccatatcccaacatggaaccatatcccaacatggaaccacaccccactgaggaaccatatcccaacatggaaccatatcccaacatggaaccacaccccactgaggaaccatatcccaacatggaaccacaccccactgaggaaccagatcccaacatggaaccatatcccaacatggaaccacactccactgaggaaccatatcccaacatggaaccatatcccaacgtggaaccatatcccaacatgaaaccacaccccactgaggaaccatatcccaacatggaaccaaatcccaacatggaaccacactccactgaggaaccatatcccaacatggaaccatatcccaacatggaaccacacccctctgaggaaccatatcccaacatggaaccatatcccaacgtggaaccatatcccactgaggaaccatatcacaacgtggaaccataccccactgaggaaccatatcccaacatggaaccatatcccaacgtggaaccatatcccactgaggaaccatatcccaatgtggaaccacaccccactgacgaaccatatcccaacgtggaaccatatcccaacatggaaccacaccccactgaggaaccagatcccaacatggaaccatatcccaacatggaaccacactccactgaggaaccatatcccaacatggaaccatatcccaacatggaaccacacccctctgaggaaccatatcccaacatggaaccatatcccaacgtggaaccatatcccactgaggaaccatatcacaacgtggaaccataccccactgaggaaccatatcccaacatggaaccatatcccaacgtggaaccatatcccactgaggaaccatatcccaatgtggaaccacaccccactgacgaaccatatcccaacgtggaaccatatcccaacatggaaccacaccccactgaggaaccagatcccaacatggaaccatatcccaacatggaaccacactccactgaggaaccatatcccaacatggaaccatatcccaacgtggaaccatatcccaacatgaaaccacaccccactgaggaaccatatcccaacatggaaccaaatcccaacatggaaccacactccactgaggaaccatatcccaacatggaaccatatcccaacatggaaccacacccctctgaggaaccatatcccaacatggaaccatatcccaacgtggaaccatatcccactgaGGAAGCATATCACAACGTGGAACCataccccactgaggaaccatatcccaacgtggaaccacaccccactgacgaaccctatcccaatgtggaaccatatcccaatgtggaaccacatcccactgaggaaccatatcccaacgtggaaccacatcccactgaggaaccatatcccaacgtggaaccacatcccactgaggaaccatacccCAATGAAGAACCAtctcccaacatggaaccatatcccaatgaaGAACCATCTCCCAACGTGGAACCAAACCCCAATGAAGAACCATCTCCcaatgtggaaccatatcccactgaggaaccatatcccaacgtggaaccacaccccactgaggaaccatatcccaacgtggaaccatatcccaacatggaaccatatcccaacatggaaccacaccccactgaggaaccatatcccaacatggaaccatatcccaacgtggaaccatatcccaacatggaaccatatcccaacgtggaaccatatcccaacgtggaaccatatcccaacatggaaccacaccccactgaggaaccatatcccaacatggaaccatatcccaacatggaaccatatcccaacgtggaaccatatcccaacatggaaccacaccccactgaggaaccatatcccaacatggaaccatatcccaacatggaaccacaccccactgaggaaccatatcccaacatggaaccatatcccaacatggaaccacaccccactgaggaaccatatcccaacgtggaaccacaccccactgaggaaccatatcccaacgtggaaccacaccccactgaggaaccatatcccaacgtggaaccacaccccactgacgaaccctatcccaatgtggaaccatatcccaatgaaGAACCatctcccaacgtggaaccacaccccactgaggaaccatctaCCACTGAGGAACCGTATCCCAACCTGGAACCATATCCGACTAagcaaccatatcccaacgtggaaccacatcccactgaggaaccatattccgacgtggaaccacatcccactgaggaaccatatcccaccgtggaaccacatcccactgaggaaccatatcccaatgaaGAACCAtctcccaacgtggaaccatatcccaatgagGAACCATCTCCCAATGTGGAACCAtctcccaacgtggaaccataccCCAATGAAGAACCATCTCCcaatgtggaaccatatcccaatgaaGAACCAGCTCCcaatgtggaaccatatcccaatgaaGAACCATCTCCCAATGTGGAACCAtctcccaacatggaaccataccCCAAAGAAGAACCAtctcccaacgtggaaccatatcccaatgaaGAACCAGCTCCCAATGTGGAACCatctcccaacgtggaaccacaccccactgagaaACCATATCCCActgtggaaccacaccccactgagaaaccatatcccaacgtggaaccacaccccactgaggaaccatctcccagtgaggaaccatatcccaacgtggaaccacatcccactgaggaaccatatcccaacgtggaaccacatcccactgaggaaccatatccaaacgtggaaccacatcccactgaggaaccatatcccaacgtggaaccatatcccactgaggaaccatatcccaatgtggaaccatatcccaatgtggaaccatatcccaacatggaaccatatcccaacatggaaccatatcccaacatggaaccacatcccactgaggaaccatatcccaacgtggaaccatatcccactgagaaaccatatcccaacgtggaaccatatcccactgagaaaccatatcccaacgtggaaccatatcccaatgtggaaccatatcccaacatggaaccatatcccaacatggaacctcaccccactgaggaaccatatcccaacgtggaaccacatcccactgaggaaccatatcccaacgtcgaaccacatcccactgagaaaccactgagggcggcacagtggcgcagtggttagcaccgcagcctcacagctccagggaccctggttcgattccggctactgcctgtgtggagtttgcaagttctccctgtgtctgcgtgggttttctccgggtgctccggtttcctcccacaagccaaaaagacttgcaggttgataggtaaattggccgttataaattgtcactagtgtaggtggtagggaactatagggacaggtggggatgtttggtaggaatatgggattagtgtaggattagtataaatgggtggctgatgttcggcacagactcggtgggccgaagggcttgtttcagtgctgtatctctaatctaatcatatcccaacgtggaaccatatcccactgaggaaccatatcccaatgtggaaccatatcccactgaggaaccatatcccaatgtgTAACCATATCCCAatatggaaccatatcccaacatggaaccacaccccactgatgaaccatatcccaacatggaaccatatcccaacgtggaaccacactcCACTgatgaaccatatcccaacatggaaccatatcccaacgtggaaccatatcccaacatggaatcacaccccactgaggaaccatatcccaacgtggaaccatatcccactgaggaaccatatcccaatgtgTAACCATATCCCAatatggaaccatatcccaacatggaaccacaccccactgatgaaccatatcccaacatggaaccatatcccaacgtggaaccacactcCACTgatgaaccatatcccaacatggaaccatatcccaacgtggaaccatatcccaacatggaaccacaccccactgaggaaccatatcccaacatggaaccatatcccaacatggaaccacaccccactgaggaaccatatcccaacatggaacaacaccccactgaggaactatatcccaacatggaaccatatcccaacatggaaccacaccccactgaggaaccatatcccaacatggaacaacaccccactgaggaaccatatcccaatgtggaaccacaccccactgaggaaccatatcccaacatggaaccatatcccaacatggaaccacaccacactgaggaaccatatcccaacatggaaccaaatCCCAACATGGAAcaacaccccactgaggaaccatatcccaacatggaaccatatcccaacatggaaccacaccacactgaggaaccatatcccaacatggaaccaaatCCCAACATGGAAcaacaccccactgaggaaccatatcccaacatggaaccatatcccaacatggaaccacaccacactgaggaaccatatcccaacatggaaccaaatcccaacatggaaccacaccacactgaggaaccatatcccaacatggaaccaaatCCCAACATGGAAcaacaccccactgaggaaccatatcccaacatggaaccatatcccaacatggaaccacaccccactgaggaaccatatcccaacatggaaccatatcccaacatggaaccacaccccactgaggaaccatatcccaacatggaaccatatcccaacgtggaaccatatcccactgaggaaccatatcccaacatggaaccacaccccactgaggaatcatatcccaacatggaaccacaccccactgaggaaccatatcccaacatggaacaacaccccactgaggaactatatcccaacatggaaccatatcccaacatggaaccacaccacactgaggaaccatatcccaacatggaaccacaccccactgaggaaccatatcccaacatggaaccatatcccaacatggaaccacaccccactgaggaaccatatcccaacatggaaccatatcccaacatggaaccacaccccactgaggaaccatatcccaacatggaaccatatcccaacatggaaccacaccacactgaggaaccatatcccaacatggaaccaaatCCCAACATGGAAcaacaccccactgaggaaccatatcccaacatggaaccatatcccaacatggaacaacaccccactgaggaactatatcccaacatggaaccatatcccaacatggaaccacaccccactgaggaaccatatcccaacatggaaccatatcccaacatggaaccacaccccactgaggaaccatatcccaacatggaaccatatcccaacgtggaaccatatcccaacatggaaccacaccccactgaggaaccatatcccaacatggaaccatatcccaacatggaaccacaccccactgaggaaccatatcccaacatggaaccatatcccaacatggaaccatatcccaacatggaacaacaccccactgaggaactatatcccaacatggaaccatatcccaacatggaaccacaccccactgaggaaccatatcccaacatggaaccatatcccaacatggaaccacaccccactgaggaaccatatcccaacatggaaccatatcccaacgtggaaccatatcccactgaggaaccatatcccaacatggaaccatatcccaacgtggaaccatatcccactgaggaaccatatcccaacgtggaaccacaccccactgaggaaccatatcccaacatggaaccatatcccaacgtggaaccatatcccactgaggaaccatatcccaacatggaaccatatcccaacgtggaaccacaccccactgaggaaccatatcccaacatggaaccatatcccaacgtggaaccatatcccactgaggaaccatatcccaacatggaaccatatcccaacgtggaaccatatcccactgaggaaccatatcccaacgtggaaccacaccccactgaggaaccatatcccaacatggaaccatatcccaacgtggaaccatatcccactgaggaaccatatcccaacatggaaccatatcccaacatggaaccacaccccactgaggaaccatatcccaacatggaaccatatcccaacgtggaaccatatcccactgaggaaccatatcccaacgtggaaccacaccccactgaggaaccatatcccaatgtggaaccatatcccactgaggaaccatatcccaacatggaaccatatcccaacgtggaaccatatcccactgaggaaccatatcccaacgtggaaccacaccccactgaggaaccatatcccaacatggaaccatatcccaatgtggaaccacaccccactgacgaaccatatcccaacatggaaccatatcccaacgtggaaccacaccccactgaggaaccatatcccaacgtggaaccatatcccactgaggaacgatatcccaacgtggaaccatatcccactgaggaaccatatcccaacatggaaccatatcccaacgtggaaccatatcccaatgtggaGCCATATCCCAATGTGGAGccatatcccaatgtggaaccacatcccactgaggaaccatctcccactgaggaaccatatcccaatgtggaaccctatcccaatgtggaaccatatcccaatgtggaaccacatcccactgaggaaccatatcccaatgtggaaccatatcccaatgtggaaccacatcccactgaggaaccatctcCCAATGTGGACccatatcccaatgtggaaccatatcccaacgtggaaccacatcccactgaggaaccatttcccaacgtggaaccacatcccactgaggaaccatctcccactgaggaaccatctcccaacgtggaaccatctcccaacgtggaaccacaccccactgaggaaccatagcccaacgtggaaccatatcccactgaggaaccatatcccaacgtggaaccacatcccactgaggaaccatatcccaacgtggaaccacatcccactgaggaaccatatcccaacgtggaaccatatcccactgaggaaccatatcccaacgtggaaccatatcccactgaggaaccatatcccaacgtggaaccacatcccactgaggaaccatatcccaacgtggaaccatatcccactgaggaaccatatcccaacgtggaaccacaccccactgaggaaccatatcccaacgtggaaccatatcccactgaggaaccatatcccaacgtggaaccacaccccactgagaaaccatatcccaacatggaaccatatcccaatgtggaaccatatcccaacatggaaccatatcccaacatggaaccacaccccactgaggaaccatatcccaacgtggaaccacatcccaacatggaaccatatcccaacgtggaaccatatcccactgaggaaccatatcccaacgtggaaccatatcccactgaggaaccatatcccaacatggaaccatatcccaacgtggaaccatatcccactgaggaaccatatcccaacgtggaaccacatcccactgaggaaccatatcccaacatggaaccatatcccaatgtggaaccatatcccaacatggaaccacaccccactga is a genomic window containing:
- the LOC137350543 gene encoding cell surface glycoprotein 1-like; protein product: MEPHPTEEPYPNMEPYPNVEPHSTDEPYPNMEPYPNVEPYPNMEPYPNEPYPNVEPHPTDEPYPNVEPYPNEEPSPNVEPHPTEEPSTTEEPYPNLEPYPTKQPYPNVEPHPTEEPYSDVEPHPTEEPYPTVEPHPTEEPYPNEEPSPNVEPYPNEEPSPNVEPSPNVEPYPNEEPSPNVEPYPNEEPAPNVEPYPNEEPSPNVEPSPNMEPYPKEEPSPNVEPYPNEEPAPNVEPSPNVEPHPTEKPYPTVEPHPTEKPYPNEPYPNVEPYPTEEPYPNV